The following are encoded in a window of Flavobacterium psychrotrophum genomic DNA:
- a CDS encoding Glu/Leu/Phe/Val dehydrogenase dimerization domain-containing protein, producing MKELLKKFEDKQPEIVFNWKDSETEAEGWAVINSLRGGAAGGGTRMRKGLDMNEVLSLAKTMEVKFTVSGPAIGGAKSGINFDPNDPRKKGVLQRWYKAVSPLLKSYYGTGGDLNVDEIHEVIPMTEECGVWHPQEGVFTGHFKPTEADKINRIGQLRQGVVKVIENPAFSPDVNKKYTVADMITGYGVAEAVGHYYNIYGGSIKGKRAIIQGFGNVGSAAAYYLAGMGAKIVGIIDREGGLLNKDGFSFEEIKQFFLDKEGNQLIAKNMIPFAELDAQVWSVGAEIFAPCAASRLVKKDQVESMVAAGLEVISCGANVPFADKEIFFGPIMEATDEKVSLIPDFISNCGMARVFAYFMEKKVSMTDEAVFKDASDIIKNALQNVYNTNSSKTGISNTAFEIALRQLV from the coding sequence ATGAAAGAACTGCTTAAAAAATTTGAAGATAAGCAGCCTGAAATAGTGTTTAACTGGAAAGACAGTGAAACAGAAGCTGAAGGCTGGGCGGTAATAAATTCTTTAAGAGGCGGGGCTGCAGGAGGTGGTACCCGTATGCGCAAAGGTCTTGATATGAATGAAGTTTTGTCATTGGCAAAAACCATGGAAGTAAAATTTACTGTTTCTGGTCCTGCCATTGGCGGTGCTAAATCCGGTATAAACTTTGATCCTAACGACCCTCGTAAAAAAGGCGTGCTACAGCGCTGGTACAAAGCCGTTTCTCCTTTGCTTAAAAGTTATTATGGAACGGGTGGCGACCTTAATGTAGACGAGATACATGAGGTAATACCAATGACTGAAGAGTGTGGTGTATGGCACCCGCAGGAAGGTGTGTTTACCGGACACTTTAAGCCAACAGAGGCTGATAAAATAAACCGTATAGGGCAATTGCGTCAAGGTGTTGTTAAGGTAATAGAAAATCCCGCTTTTTCGCCGGATGTAAATAAAAAATATACGGTTGCAGATATGATTACCGGTTATGGTGTTGCAGAAGCTGTAGGCCATTATTACAATATTTACGGAGGTAGTATAAAAGGCAAGAGGGCTATAATACAAGGTTTTGGAAACGTAGGTTCTGCGGCGGCATATTACCTTGCAGGTATGGGCGCTAAAATTGTAGGGATCATAGACCGTGAAGGTGGGCTTTTAAATAAAGACGGCTTTAGCTTTGAAGAAATAAAACAATTTTTTCTTGATAAAGAAGGTAATCAGCTAATAGCAAAAAACATGATACCTTTTGCTGAACTTGATGCACAGGTATGGAGTGTAGGGGCAGAAATTTTTGCACCCTGCGCGGCATCAAGACTGGTTAAAAAAGATCAGGTAGAAAGTATGGTAGCTGCCGGGCTTGAGGTTATAAGCTGTGGTGCAAACGTGCCTTTTGCAGATAAAGAAATATTCTTTGGCCCGATTATGGAAGCAACAGACGAAAAAGTAAGCCTTATACCAGACTTTATTTCTAACTGTGGTATGGCAAGGGTTTTTGCTTACTTTATGGAGAAAAAGGTTTCTATGACTGATGAGGCTGTGTTTAAAGATGCCAGCGATATTATAAAAAATGCACTGCAAAATGTATACAATACAAACAGCAGTAAAACCGGAATAAGCAATACTGCTTTTGAAATTGCACTAAGGCAGCTGGTTTAA
- a CDS encoding bifunctional folylpolyglutamate synthase/dihydrofolate synthase — MDYKQTTEWMFNQLPMYQLQGASAYKKDLTNTLLLARHLGNPERKIKAIHIAGTNGKGSTSSMLASILQEAGYKTGLYTSPHLKDFRERIKINGEDISEDFVVRFVNSNKAFFEANDLSFFEMTVGLAFDYFVQEGVDIAVIETGMGGRLDSTNIITPLLSVITNIGLDHTAFLGNTLAAIAEEKAGIIKPGVPVVVGEYNDETKPVFEVKAAMCNAPLFFASDAVFNDYPVALKGDYQKHNIKTVLQSVAILRKQLVISEDAVKAGLLNVVKNSGLRGRWEQLQENPVVVTDTAHNSHGLKPVLEQVMAQPYKTLRFVLGVVNDKNLDEILPLFPKDAVYYFSKPNVPRGLDAAILEENGKKYGLSGKIFPSISDAYRAAIQDAAPDDFIYVGGSTFVVAEIL; from the coding sequence ATGGATTATAAGCAAACAACAGAGTGGATGTTTAACCAGTTACCCATGTATCAGCTACAGGGTGCATCTGCTTATAAAAAAGACCTTACAAATACACTTTTACTCGCAAGGCATTTGGGCAACCCGGAGCGTAAAATAAAGGCTATACACATAGCAGGTACTAATGGTAAAGGTAGTACAAGCAGTATGCTGGCAAGTATACTGCAAGAGGCAGGTTATAAAACAGGTTTGTATACATCTCCACACCTTAAAGATTTTAGGGAACGTATAAAAATTAACGGTGAAGATATCTCTGAAGATTTTGTTGTACGATTTGTAAACAGTAATAAGGCTTTTTTTGAGGCGAATGACCTTAGTTTTTTTGAAATGACCGTAGGGCTTGCATTCGATTATTTTGTGCAGGAAGGCGTAGATATTGCGGTTATAGAAACCGGTATGGGCGGCAGACTTGACAGTACAAATATTATAACGCCGTTACTTTCGGTTATTACAAATATAGGCCTGGACCATACAGCTTTTTTGGGTAACACCCTTGCGGCCATTGCAGAAGAAAAAGCCGGGATAATAAAACCCGGAGTACCTGTAGTGGTGGGAGAATATAATGATGAAACGAAGCCGGTTTTTGAAGTTAAAGCTGCAATGTGCAATGCACCTTTGTTTTTTGCTTCAGATGCTGTTTTTAACGATTATCCTGTAGCTCTTAAGGGCGATTACCAAAAACACAATATTAAGACTGTTTTGCAGTCGGTTGCGATTTTAAGGAAGCAGCTTGTCATTAGTGAAGATGCTGTAAAAGCAGGGCTTCTAAACGTGGTAAAAAATAGCGGATTGCGTGGGCGCTGGGAGCAGCTACAGGAAAATCCTGTTGTGGTAACAGACACTGCACACAATAGCCATGGGTTGAAACCGGTGCTTGAGCAGGTAATGGCACAGCCTTATAAAACACTTCGTTTTGTTTTGGGTGTAGTAAATGATAAAAACCTGGATGAAATTTTGCCGCTCTTTCCAAAAGATGCCGTGTATTATTTTTCGAAACCAAATGTGCCAAGGGGTCTGGATGCAGCTATATTAGAAGAAAATGGAAAAAAATATGGCTTAAGCGGAAAAATATTTCCATCCATTTCAGATGCTTATCGCGCTGCGATTCAGGATGCTGCGCCAGATGATTTTATATATGTGGGGGGGAGTACATTTGTTGTGGCAGAAATTTTATAG